In Terriglobus aquaticus, the genomic window TTGTCTCTGGACCCGGTTCATAAAGCTTTGTTGCGCGACGATTTACGACACAGTCGACGTGAGACGGACTCTGTTGAAACCGGACAGAAGCGACTGTCGCAAGCTGGCAAGCGATCCCCGCATCCGCTAAGCAGAGTTATCGGGAGTCGCTCACGGCCGGCCTGCTCGCCGATGGCCTGTCGCAATCGCCGTGCTCCACTGCCTGCATCTTCTGGAACTCGCGGATGGCGTGGTCATGCTCAGCCTGGCACTCCCGCATCTTTGCGGGATTGCCAGCCGTCGCGGAGGCGGGACAATCCTGCTCGTACTGCTTGAAGGCGAGGTCCACTGCCTGATGCTGCTGATCTTTGGCCAGGTGACGATTGCGGCAGCCAGCCAACATCAACACACCGACAGCCAGGATCAACACGCGAGAGTGCATGGTGGGCGCCTCGCGACTGAGTGTACGCGCCCCAACCAGAGTTTGGGACGGGTTTTCAAGAGCGCTTACCACACTCGCGCGGACCTAGAATCGAGGCATGGCCGCCGACTTCACCCACCTGCACCTGCACACCGACTACAGCCTGCTGGATGGCGCCTGCGACGTGGATAAGCTGGCCGCGCACCTGAGCAAGCTGGGCCAGACCGCGGCGGCCATGACCGACCACGGCAACATCTATGGCGCGGTGCACTTTGCCGATGCGATGGGGAAGAAGGGCATCAAGCCGATCATCGGGTGCGAACTGTACCTGTCGCAGACCGCGGATCACCGCGAGATGAGTGGCGGATATAACCACTTTCTTGTGCTCGCGGAAAACGATGAGGGCTACCGAAACCTAGTACGGCTCACCAGCGAAGCCTCGCTGCACGGCTTCTATCGCAAGCCGCGCGTGTCGAAAGAGTTCCTCGCCAAGCACACCGAAGGCCTGATCGGCTTCAGCGGCTGCCTCGCAGGTGAGTTGAACCAGCAATTGATGAAAGACAAGTACGAGGAAGCCAAGAAGACCGCAGGCTTCTTCCGCGAGATCTTCGGCAAGAACAACTTCTTTCTCGAGATTCAGGACCACGGTCTGGAGCCGGACAAGGGAGTCTGCGAGCAGCTTTTCCGCATGGAGAAGGAACTCGACATCCCGCTAATTGCGACCAACGACGCGCACTACGTTGCGGGCGACGACTCACGCGCGCACGAGATCCTGCTGTGCGTGCAGACGGCGGCCAGCATGAACGACCCGAACCGTTTCCGCTTCGACACGCAGGAGTTCTACATCAAGAGTGCGGAAGAGATGTACCGCACCTTCGCCGGACACGAGGAAGTCTGCAGCCGCACTATGCAGTTTGTGGATCGCTGCAATGTGAAGCTGCAAAAGGTCGGCAATCCATTCCCGCAGTTTGAGGTACCCGCGGGCGAGTCGCTGGACAGTTATTTCGAGCAGGTGTGCCGGCAGGGCCTGCGCAAGCGCTTCGATACCGCGATCGCGTTCCTGGAGTCGCGGGGCATCCTGAAGCACACGCGCGCGGAGTACGAGCAGCGACTGAATCGCGAGCTGGACTGCATCAAGGCCATGAAGTTCCCCGGCTACTTCATGATCGTGTGGGACTTCATCCGCTATGCGAAGGAACAGAACATCCCCGTAGGCCCTGGCCGCGGATCGGCAGCGGGATCGCTGGTGGCCTATGTGATGGAAATCACGGACATCGATCCGCTGCAAAACGAGTTGCTGTTCGAGCGCTTTCTGAATCCGGAGCGCGTCAGCATGCCGGATATCGATATCGATTTCTGCATGAACCGCCGCGGCGAAGTGATCGAGTACGTGACGCGCAAATACGGCCGGGAACAGGTCGCGCAAATCATCACGTTCAACACGATGGCCGCGAAGGCGGCGATCAAGGACGTGGGCCGCGCGCTAGACATGCCGTACGGCGAGGTGGACCGCATCGCCAAAATGATTCCGCCGACCATCGGCATCACCATCGAACAGGCGCTGAAAGATTCGCCGATGCTGTCGCAGGCGTATGAGCAGCAGCAGCCCGTGCGCGAAGTGATCGATGCTGCCATGCGGCTGGAAGGCCTGGTACGCGGTGCGGGAGTGCACGCCGCTGGAGTGGTGATCGCACCGCAGCCGCTGACCGAACTTGTACCCGTGACGCGCACCAAGGACGAGGGCATCGTCACGGCCTACGACATGAAGGCCGTCGAGAAGATGGGCCTGCTCAAAATGGACTTTCTTGGGCTCACCACGCTGACGGTTATCGATGACTGCCTGAAGCTGATCAAGCTCAATCGCGGCGAAGACGTCGATATGGCCAAGGTGCCGCTGGATGATCAGGAGACTTACGAGCGCGTCTTCCACAAAGCACTGACGAGCGGCGTCTTCCAGTTTGAATCGGGCGGTATGCGCGACGTGCTGCGCCGCTACAAGCCGACCACCGTCGAAGATCTGACTGCGCTCAACGCGCTTTACCGTCCGGGCCCGATCCAGGGCGGCATGATCGACGACTTCATCGAGCGCAAGTGGGGAAGGCGCGCGGTCGAGTACCTGCTTCCCGACCTGGAGCCGCTGCTGAAGGAGACGCTGGGCGTCATCGTGTACCAGGAGCAGGTGATGCAGATTTCGTCTGCAATCGCCGGCTACTCTCTGGGCGGCGCCGACCTGTTGCGCCGCGCCATGGGAAAGAAAGATCCTGAGGCGATGGCCAAGCAGCGCGACCTCTTCATGGCCGGCGCAGCAGAAAAGAAGCATCCCAAAGACAAAGCCGGCCAGCTGTTCGATCTCATCCTGCAGTTCGCGGGATACGGCTTCAATAAGTCTCACTCAAGCGCATACGCTTTGCTGGCGTACCACACCGCCTGGCTGAAGACGCACTACCCCGTCGAGTTCATGGCGGCGCTGCTGACCAGTGAAACCAGCAAACCTGAGAACGTGGTGAAGTACATCGGCGAGTGCAGGGAACTGGGCATTACGGTGCTGCCGCCGGATGTGCAGATCTCAGACGCGAACTTCACTCCGGCGGGCGATTCGATACGCTTTGGCCTTGCTGCGATCAAGAACGTGGGAGGCAACGCAATCGAGACGATCACCACGTCACGCAAGGCTCTGCAGGCGGAAGGCAAGCCGGGCTTTGCCTCACTGTGGGAGTTCTGCGAGAAGGTCGAACTGCGTCTTCTGAACAAGCGCGTGCTGGAGTCGCTGGTGAAGGCCGGCGCGATGGATGCCTTTGGTTCTCGCGCCCGGGTGTTCGCCGCACTGGATTCTGCGATGGAGCGAGCCGCCAAGTCGCAGAAGGACGCCGCGAGCGGCCAGAGCGGCTTGTTCGGTCTCTTCGACGCGGGCACACCAGCGGCAGCCACGAGCAGTGCTGCCGACGATCTGCCCAAGGTGCCGGATTGGGACGAGCATACGCGCCTGCAAAACGAAAAGGAGGTGCTCGGCTTCTTTGTCAGCGGTCATCCAATGGATAAGTACCGCGAGAAGCTGCGCAACATGAAGGCAGTGGACACGGCAACCGCATGCGAGATGAAGCCGGAGCCGGTCGTCTTCCAGCGCGGCCAACGCGAGCCGCAGAACGAGATCTCAATAGCGGGCGTGATTACCGGCCTGAAGGTCGCAAAGTCCAAGCGCAGCGGCGAAATGTATGCCTCGGCGTGCCTGGAGGACACGGTCGGCAAGATTGACCTGATCGCCTTTCCCAAGGACTTCGAAAAGCTGCAGGAGAAGCTGAAGATCGACGTGCCGGTACTGGTGCGCGGGTCGCTGCGGGGGGAGGAAGACTCAGCACCGAAGTTGAGCGTCACCGCGATCACGGCTCTCGAGGACGTGCAGATCAAGCTGCCGGAGGCGCTGCGCATCAAGGTGCCGCTGCACCATCCTGATTCGGCACTGCTGGAAAAGCTGGCCAGCCTATTCCAGACGAGGCCGGGACCGGGCAAGCTGCTGCTAGACCTGGAGGAGCCAGGCGAGTTCTGCGCCGTACTTGAGCCGAGTGGGTTTTCGGTAACTGCGGACCGTCTCTTTATCGACCAGGTCGAGGAACTGGTCGGCGCTGGTGGAGTGCGCGTGATCAACTAGCGACCAGACCTGCAAAGAACGAACGCCCCGGGGTTCCCGGGGCGTTCTCGCTTTCATCCGATCCGATGTCAGCCAGCGCGATTGATCTTCGGCAGCTTGTCAAAGATCTTGTCCACTTCCTTCGCCGTCTTACGGTCGTTCGTGTCCGCGTGCTTCGTGGAGAACTCGTCAGAAGCTGTTCCGCGGAAGACAAGCTGGTGCGTCCGCGTGTCATACATGTCGACCGCCAACGTGCCTACCGGAACCGTCTGTGAGCGGGTGGTGGCAACGCCCTCACCGCCCCATCCCCAACCGCGTCCGCCCCAACCGCCCCAGCCCCAACGACCGCCCCAGCCGCCGTAACCCCAGCCGGGTCCCAGGCCGTCGTAGAAGGTCGTGTACTCCTGCGCGTTCTGCACATTGCTAATCGCGGTGATCGCCACATCGCCGCCCTGGGGAACTTCCTGCCAGCCGCGATCGCGCAGCGAAGCTTCGATGTCAGAGCGAAGACGGCTCTCCATTAGGGGGTCACCAGAGTGCAGGCGGTAGATGGAGAACGTGTGGTACTGCTTGAAGTCGGTGCTGTGGTTGTAATCGGTGTAGACCGAGGCCGCGGCCGCCACGGCCGCCGTTCCAAGTGCAAGGGTGGCTGCCAGTGCAGCCGAAGCCAGACGCTGATGTGCTGTCTTCATCTCAACTCCTTTGGCCGCCGGTACTTCTGCTTCGGCGGCGTACCAGAGATTTGATGGAGTGACGCGGGAAAGGCAGCTTCTCAGGCGTGACGTGGCGCGCATGGCGCCGCCCGCGCCTGTCAACGGCATGCGGCTCAGCTTGGGTACATGATCGGACTTGAGTACGCCGCACATCAGAGACCCTGAGCGTAGAATGCACTCGAGAGCACATGGCAGAAATGGAAGCAGTTCGGCCCCCTGAAACCAACGAGGCGTGGCGTAAGACCGAGGTAGCTCGCAACCCGCAGCGCCTGCACCCTATGGATTACCTCGAAGCGATCTTTACGGATCACCAGGAACTGCATGGCGACCGCGGCTTCAGCGACGACTGCGCCATGTACTGTGCCATGGCACGGCTGGACGGATCGCCCGTCATGGTCGTCTGCAATCGCAAGGGCCGCACCACCAAAGACCGCATGCGGTACAGGTTCGGATCGCCGGAGCCGGAGGGCTATCGCAAGGCTCTGCGCGCCATGAAGCTTGCTGAAAAGTTTGGCCGCCCCGTCATCACGCTCATCGACCTTGCCGGCGCGTACCCCGGTTTGGGTGCGGAAGAACGTGGGCAGGGCGAAGCGATCGCCCGCAACCTCATCGAGATGTCGCAACTGCGTGTGCCGACCATCGCCTTGATTACGGGCGAGGGTGGCTCGGGTGGAGCTCTTGCCCTCGCCGTTGCGGATCGCGTGCTCATGCTGGAGAATGCCATCTACTCGGTGATCTCGCCGGAAGGTTGCGCCTCGATTATGTGGAAGGATTCCGGCAAGCGCCAGAAGGCGGCCGCGGCGCTCAAGTACACCGCTCCCGATGTGCGTGCGCTGGGCTGCGTGGATGACGTGGTAGCTGAGTCGGCCGAAGGCAATCCGGAGGAGGGCATTGCCTTGGTCGCGCAGGAGCTGAAGAAGCACCTGTCCGCGCTGGAGCAGCAATCATTGGATGACCTGCTGGAACAGAGGTACACCAAGTTCCGGAACATCGCGCAGTTCTACACAATCGACACTGTGACGCAGTCCTAGGCGGGAACCAGCCTATGGAGCGACAACACGTGCCCACGTCCGCCGGCGGTGCCGCACCTGCGACAGGCAACAATACAGCCGGTCGAGCAGCCGTCACGTTTCTGCTGTGTGCCATCTACTTTTCAGGCACGATGGCACTGACAGGCGTGCTCACCCACATCGTCGACGTGCTGCGGCCGGGCGGCTCGGGCCCACTGCTTGGACCGCTGTTGAACCTGGTCCTGCTGGTTGCCGGATTACTTGCGATCGCCCGGATGCGCGTGCCGGAGTTGCGGCCGCTGAGCGCTCTTGGGCTGGTGCGGCGACCCTCTGCGACGCGGGAAGCTGGCCTGGGCGCGGCAGTGGGATGGGCCATCGCGGTTGCCCTTGTATTGCCCGGAGTCCTGCTCCTTCGAATGCGGAGCAGTTTGTCGCTGGATGGCTTCCACCTGGGCGCCGCAACTGCCTCGATCCTGGCGCTTCTACTCTTTGTGCTGGCCCGTCAACTGGTGCTCTGCGGCCTGCCATTTCAGGCTTTGAGCCGAGCTACCTCACCCACCTTCGCCACAATCGCCTTTGCGTGTGTGGCGGCGCTGCTCACGTCGTACACGGCAGGTGCCGACGGGGCAGAGGCGATCGTCGCCTCCATGGCGCAGGTAGTCTTCTGCCTCGCCGCTGCGCGCACGCGGGCGATCTGGTTGGGTGGCGCGTTGCAGTTCGTGTGGGGGCTTTGCATCACGGAGCTCTTCGGTTTGCCCTCGTTCCTTTGGCCACCCGCAACCAGCCTGGTGCGCAGTGGCATGCAGGGTCCGCGCTGGCTTACCGGAGACGGATTCGGCCCGGAAGCTACGCTCTGGGCAGTTCCCATTGTCATTCTGAGCGCGATTGCAGTGTGGCGGCTTACACGCGACTACGCGTGGTACTACACCTTCGACCCGATTACTGGCGCAGGGTACCCGATGGATGTTGCTCCGCCGCCCGAGCATACGCGCATGGAACAGGCGAGCCAGGCGGCACCGTTGATCCAGATCGGCGGCATCGGATCGCATCCGGGATCTCCCGCCTCTTCGGCCGGAGACACAGAACCGCGCATTTAGACGGGCCCGCTGAAGCAGGCGCAAGGCGGCAGTTGCAAAGTACCTCGATTCGGCGCTACAGTCGTGTGCATCGAGGGTCTGCTTATGCGTTTTCTTCGCCTTTGCACGTTGCTGGCAGGTACCGCCGCAAGCGCGTGGCTGGGCGCGCAAACGCCGGGTCCGCAACCACAACGGGATGTCTTCGTCGTGGGCCGGGAGACCGCCATTGGGAACCCGCTCGAAGGCTTTCATCCGACTCGGGTGGATCTGCCGAGCGGGGAGTTGGACTTGGCCGCTCGCCGCGACCTGGTTCGCATGCTGCTGGCCGAAATGGGCTTTGCGCATCTGCCGCTGCCGTTGGGTGCGCCGGGTTTGGAGCTGCATGCAAATGGTCGCCTGACCGTGAGCCCGGCGGACCTGCAGAAACGACTCTACGAGAAGGGAATGTGCGCCGACCGCGGCGATCGAGTGATGGTGACGGATCTTCATTTTGAGAGAGACCGCATCCTGATCGATGTGAACGGCGGACCCTATCTGCCACACCGCTTCCTGCGGCACATTTCCGTGAACGATATTCCACTCGCAGGAGACGGTCAGGTGGGGGAGCATGCCACCGGAACTCGCATCGCCCTGTTGTTTGAAGGTCCGGTGCCGCACCTGACCGCTGCAGAACTGAAAAGCCTGCTGGAGCCGCTGCTCGATTTCGGGGTGAAATCCGGGGAGCAGGCCTACGCAGACACCCTGCCCGCGCCCATCAAGCAGGCCATTGAAGAACACCGCATCCTGGTCGGCATGAACAAGCGCATGGTGCTTGCGGCCGCGGGACAGCCGGAAAGCAAGATGCGAGAGCGTGCCGCGGACTCCACCACCGGCGAGGTCTTCGAGGAGTGGGTCTACGGTCATACGCCACAGACGATCCGGTTTGTCCGCTTCCGTGGCGATCGGGTCATCCTGCTGAAGACCGGTGCGCTGGGCAAGCCGCTGGAAACGCGGGACAAGGACGAACTTGCAGACTACCGGGATCCTTCACGGACGAGAACCGTGGCCTTAGGCGGCGATGCACCGGCAGACGAAGATCGCAAAGCGCCTTCGCTGCGGACCGATGCCGAGAACAATTCGCAGGGCAAGGCCGCGGACTCGAAGCCGGCACCTTCCTTGAACTCCGGTAACTCGAAGATCGGCGCGCAGATCGCGTCCCGATAGTGCCGCCCGATCCGGAGATGGGCCAGGCAGGATATTGGTCGCAACAACCGAGACCTCACCCGCTGGTGATACCCTAGAAGGGTTGCGCGAGAGAGAAGCTTGACCCTCCTTGGTCCGGCGGCTCGTTCGTGATCCCTGAATCACAGCACTCGCGAATCACGATTTCACTGAGCCGCTCTGCGGCCAAGAAGAGGAACACCAATGGCAAAGATTGCCAAGACTGGCGACCGTAAGAAGGTCATGGATACCACCCGCAGCACCGACTGTCCGAAGTGCGGAAAGCCGACGCGCGTGGCAAAGCGCGTGAAGGACCGGGAGCGCGGAACACCGGGCGGCATGTACATCTCCTGCTCGGCCTGCGACTTTTTCGAGCGTCTCTAGTAGAAGTTTGGAACTAATGAAAGCCCGGCCTTGTGCCGGGCTTTCGTGCATTGGTTGCACCAGCTCCGGGGCCGAAGCGACATCAGGAACGAAAGGCGGTGTCCATCTCCAGAAGCAGGGCGCGCGCTGCCTGCAACGGGTCGGACGCGCGAGTGATCGGTCGGCCCACGACCAGCATCGACGCGCCATCGATGGTCGCCTGCCGCGCAGTCGCAGTCCGGCTCTGATCGTCTGCCGCGGCGTCCGCCGGTCGAATGCCGGGAACGACCGTGATCTTCGGAAATACGATCTCGCGCATGGCCGCGACCTCTTGCGGTGAACACACGATTCCATGCGCGTTTGCGAGCATTGCCATGGTCGCCAAGCGACGAACACGGCGCTCCGGCGGCAGGTAGGAACCGGTGGCCCGCAGTTGTTGCTGATTCATGCTGGTCAGCACGGTAACGGCAATGATCTTCAGGCCCGGCGAAGTTTCGGCGGCAGCACTTACCGCAGCCTGAACCATGGCAGGGCCACCCATGGCGTGGATAGTCAGCAGATCCGGCCCCAGGCGCGCCACGCTGCGTACCGCGCCCGCAACCGTGTTAGGAATATCGTGCAGCTTCAGGTCCAGGAAGACGTGCTTGCCTTTGCCGCGGAGTTCCTCCACGATGCGGCCACCCTCCGCCAGGTACAACTCCAGTCCTACCTTGTACCAGAGGACGTCGTGGCCCAGGCTGTCCACCAGCGCAAGCGCCGGCGTTCGCTCCGGATAATCCAGTGCCACAATTAGGCGTTCACGTGCGGCCATACCAGCAGTGTACGAGGTACGTCCGCAAGAACCGGGCGATCATACGGGCTATCCTGAAAGCCGTGAGCACCGAGCACATGGATGGGCGGCCGCAACGCAATCTCACGGCGCTGAGCATCGCTGGCTTCGATCCAGGTTCAGGAGCCGGGATCACGGCAGACCTGCTTACGTTCGCGCAATTTGGTGTGTTCGCCACCTCAGCGATCACGGCCCTTACCGTGCAGTCGACGCGTGGCGTTCGTCGCGTGGAGCCGGTGAGCGCCGATCTGCTTCATGACACCCTGCAAGAGCTGGAGGCCGACCTGCCCGCCGATGGCATTAAGGTTGGCATGCTCGGCAGCGCGCCGCAGGTGGAGGTGGTCGCGCGATTTTTGCAGCAAGTACGTTCCAAGCGGCCAATCACGGTAGTGCTGGACCCGGTTCTCGTG contains:
- a CDS encoding acetyl-CoA carboxylase carboxyltransferase subunit alpha, with product MAEMEAVRPPETNEAWRKTEVARNPQRLHPMDYLEAIFTDHQELHGDRGFSDDCAMYCAMARLDGSPVMVVCNRKGRTTKDRMRYRFGSPEPEGYRKALRAMKLAEKFGRPVITLIDLAGAYPGLGAEERGQGEAIARNLIEMSQLRVPTIALITGEGGSGGALALAVADRVLMLENAIYSVISPEGCASIMWKDSGKRQKAAAALKYTAPDVRALGCVDDVVAESAEGNPEEGIALVAQELKKHLSALEQQSLDDLLEQRYTKFRNIAQFYTIDTVTQS
- a CDS encoding DUF4136 domain-containing protein, which gives rise to MKTAHQRLASAALAATLALGTAAVAAAASVYTDYNHSTDFKQYHTFSIYRLHSGDPLMESRLRSDIEASLRDRGWQEVPQGGDVAITAISNVQNAQEYTTFYDGLGPGWGYGGWGGRWGWGGWGGRGWGWGGEGVATTRSQTVPVGTLAVDMYDTRTHQLVFRGTASDEFSTKHADTNDRKTAKEVDKIFDKLPKINRAG
- the dnaE gene encoding DNA polymerase III subunit alpha, producing MAADFTHLHLHTDYSLLDGACDVDKLAAHLSKLGQTAAAMTDHGNIYGAVHFADAMGKKGIKPIIGCELYLSQTADHREMSGGYNHFLVLAENDEGYRNLVRLTSEASLHGFYRKPRVSKEFLAKHTEGLIGFSGCLAGELNQQLMKDKYEEAKKTAGFFREIFGKNNFFLEIQDHGLEPDKGVCEQLFRMEKELDIPLIATNDAHYVAGDDSRAHEILLCVQTAASMNDPNRFRFDTQEFYIKSAEEMYRTFAGHEEVCSRTMQFVDRCNVKLQKVGNPFPQFEVPAGESLDSYFEQVCRQGLRKRFDTAIAFLESRGILKHTRAEYEQRLNRELDCIKAMKFPGYFMIVWDFIRYAKEQNIPVGPGRGSAAGSLVAYVMEITDIDPLQNELLFERFLNPERVSMPDIDIDFCMNRRGEVIEYVTRKYGREQVAQIITFNTMAAKAAIKDVGRALDMPYGEVDRIAKMIPPTIGITIEQALKDSPMLSQAYEQQQPVREVIDAAMRLEGLVRGAGVHAAGVVIAPQPLTELVPVTRTKDEGIVTAYDMKAVEKMGLLKMDFLGLTTLTVIDDCLKLIKLNRGEDVDMAKVPLDDQETYERVFHKALTSGVFQFESGGMRDVLRRYKPTTVEDLTALNALYRPGPIQGGMIDDFIERKWGRRAVEYLLPDLEPLLKETLGVIVYQEQVMQISSAIAGYSLGGADLLRRAMGKKDPEAMAKQRDLFMAGAAEKKHPKDKAGQLFDLILQFAGYGFNKSHSSAYALLAYHTAWLKTHYPVEFMAALLTSETSKPENVVKYIGECRELGITVLPPDVQISDANFTPAGDSIRFGLAAIKNVGGNAIETITTSRKALQAEGKPGFASLWEFCEKVELRLLNKRVLESLVKAGAMDAFGSRARVFAALDSAMERAAKSQKDAASGQSGLFGLFDAGTPAAATSSAADDLPKVPDWDEHTRLQNEKEVLGFFVSGHPMDKYREKLRNMKAVDTATACEMKPEPVVFQRGQREPQNEISIAGVITGLKVAKSKRSGEMYASACLEDTVGKIDLIAFPKDFEKLQEKLKIDVPVLVRGSLRGEEDSAPKLSVTAITALEDVQIKLPEALRIKVPLHHPDSALLEKLASLFQTRPGPGKLLLDLEEPGEFCAVLEPSGFSVTADRLFIDQVEELVGAGGVRVIN
- a CDS encoding DUF2845 domain-containing protein, which gives rise to MRFLRLCTLLAGTAASAWLGAQTPGPQPQRDVFVVGRETAIGNPLEGFHPTRVDLPSGELDLAARRDLVRMLLAEMGFAHLPLPLGAPGLELHANGRLTVSPADLQKRLYEKGMCADRGDRVMVTDLHFERDRILIDVNGGPYLPHRFLRHISVNDIPLAGDGQVGEHATGTRIALLFEGPVPHLTAAELKSLLEPLLDFGVKSGEQAYADTLPAPIKQAIEEHRILVGMNKRMVLAAAGQPESKMRERAADSTTGEVFEEWVYGHTPQTIRFVRFRGDRVILLKTGALGKPLETRDKDELADYRDPSRTRTVALGGDAPADEDRKAPSLRTDAENNSQGKAADSKPAPSLNSGNSKIGAQIASR
- a CDS encoding Rcat domain-containing protein: MAKIAKTGDRKKVMDTTRSTDCPKCGKPTRVAKRVKDRERGTPGGMYISCSACDFFERL
- the pyrF gene encoding orotidine-5'-phosphate decarboxylase — its product is MAARERLIVALDYPERTPALALVDSLGHDVLWYKVGLELYLAEGGRIVEELRGKGKHVFLDLKLHDIPNTVAGAVRSVARLGPDLLTIHAMGGPAMVQAAVSAAAETSPGLKIIAVTVLTSMNQQQLRATGSYLPPERRVRRLATMAMLANAHGIVCSPQEVAAMREIVFPKITVVPGIRPADAAADDQSRTATARQATIDGASMLVVGRPITRASDPLQAARALLLEMDTAFRS